A stretch of the Notamacropus eugenii isolate mMacEug1 chromosome 2, mMacEug1.pri_v2, whole genome shotgun sequence genome encodes the following:
- the CLCF1 gene encoding cardiotrophin-like cytokine factor 1 isoform X1, whose amino-acid sequence MLPVAGEPAGDSWGMLACLCTVLWHLPAVPALNRTGDPGPGPSIQKTYDLTRYLEHQLRSLAGTYLNYLGPPFNEPDFNPPRLSAEALPSATVDFDVWRSLNDHLRLAQNYQAYSHLLCYLRGLDRHAATAELRRSLAHFCTSLQGLLGSIAGVMAALGYPLPPQGAEPAWAPGPSHSDFLQKMDDFWLLKELQTWLWRSAKDFNWLKKKMHSSAAAVTLRLEAPASDL is encoded by the exons GGGACTCGTGGGGGATGCTGGCTTGTCTGTGCACCGTGCTCTGGCACCTTCCTGCAGTTCCAGCTCTTAACCGAACAGGGGATCCAGGGCCTGGCCCCTCCATCCAGAAAACCTATGACCTCACTCGATACCTGGAACACCAACTTCGAAGCCTGGCTGGGACCTAT CTAAACTACCTGGGCCCCCCTTTCAACGAGCCCGACTTCAACCCGCCCAGGCTGAGTGCAGAGGCCCTGCCCAGTGCCACGGTGGACTTTGATGTGTGGCGGAGTCTCAATGACCACCTGCGCCTAGCTCAGAACTACCAGGCCTACAGCCACCTGCTCTGCTATCTGAGGGGCCTGGACCGCCACGCAGCCACAGCCGAGCTGCGCCGAAGCCTGGCCCACTTCTGCACCAGTCTGCAGGGCCTTCTGGGCAGCATTGCCGGGGTCATGGCTGCCCTGGGCTATCCGCTGCCCCCACAAGGGGCTGAGCCTGCCTGGGCCCCCGGCCCTTCCCACAGTGACTTCCTCCAGAAGATGGATGACTTCTGGCTGCTGAAGGAGCTGCAGACCTGGCTCTGGCGCTCGGCCAAAGACTTCAACTGGCTCAAGAAGAAGATGCACTCCTCAGCTGCAGCGGTCACTCTTCGCCTAGAGGCCCCTGCTTCTGACCTctga
- the CLCF1 gene encoding cardiotrophin-like cytokine factor 1 isoform X2, whose amino-acid sequence MDLRAGDSWGMLACLCTVLWHLPAVPALNRTGDPGPGPSIQKTYDLTRYLEHQLRSLAGTYLNYLGPPFNEPDFNPPRLSAEALPSATVDFDVWRSLNDHLRLAQNYQAYSHLLCYLRGLDRHAATAELRRSLAHFCTSLQGLLGSIAGVMAALGYPLPPQGAEPAWAPGPSHSDFLQKMDDFWLLKELQTWLWRSAKDFNWLKKKMHSSAAAVTLRLEAPASDL is encoded by the exons GGGACTCGTGGGGGATGCTGGCTTGTCTGTGCACCGTGCTCTGGCACCTTCCTGCAGTTCCAGCTCTTAACCGAACAGGGGATCCAGGGCCTGGCCCCTCCATCCAGAAAACCTATGACCTCACTCGATACCTGGAACACCAACTTCGAAGCCTGGCTGGGACCTAT CTAAACTACCTGGGCCCCCCTTTCAACGAGCCCGACTTCAACCCGCCCAGGCTGAGTGCAGAGGCCCTGCCCAGTGCCACGGTGGACTTTGATGTGTGGCGGAGTCTCAATGACCACCTGCGCCTAGCTCAGAACTACCAGGCCTACAGCCACCTGCTCTGCTATCTGAGGGGCCTGGACCGCCACGCAGCCACAGCCGAGCTGCGCCGAAGCCTGGCCCACTTCTGCACCAGTCTGCAGGGCCTTCTGGGCAGCATTGCCGGGGTCATGGCTGCCCTGGGCTATCCGCTGCCCCCACAAGGGGCTGAGCCTGCCTGGGCCCCCGGCCCTTCCCACAGTGACTTCCTCCAGAAGATGGATGACTTCTGGCTGCTGAAGGAGCTGCAGACCTGGCTCTGGCGCTCGGCCAAAGACTTCAACTGGCTCAAGAAGAAGATGCACTCCTCAGCTGCAGCGGTCACTCTTCGCCTAGAGGCCCCTGCTTCTGACCTctga
- the CLCF1 gene encoding cardiotrophin-like cytokine factor 1 isoform X3, with amino-acid sequence MLACLCTVLWHLPAVPALNRTGDPGPGPSIQKTYDLTRYLEHQLRSLAGTYLNYLGPPFNEPDFNPPRLSAEALPSATVDFDVWRSLNDHLRLAQNYQAYSHLLCYLRGLDRHAATAELRRSLAHFCTSLQGLLGSIAGVMAALGYPLPPQGAEPAWAPGPSHSDFLQKMDDFWLLKELQTWLWRSAKDFNWLKKKMHSSAAAVTLRLEAPASDL; translated from the exons ATGCTGGCTTGTCTGTGCACCGTGCTCTGGCACCTTCCTGCAGTTCCAGCTCTTAACCGAACAGGGGATCCAGGGCCTGGCCCCTCCATCCAGAAAACCTATGACCTCACTCGATACCTGGAACACCAACTTCGAAGCCTGGCTGGGACCTAT CTAAACTACCTGGGCCCCCCTTTCAACGAGCCCGACTTCAACCCGCCCAGGCTGAGTGCAGAGGCCCTGCCCAGTGCCACGGTGGACTTTGATGTGTGGCGGAGTCTCAATGACCACCTGCGCCTAGCTCAGAACTACCAGGCCTACAGCCACCTGCTCTGCTATCTGAGGGGCCTGGACCGCCACGCAGCCACAGCCGAGCTGCGCCGAAGCCTGGCCCACTTCTGCACCAGTCTGCAGGGCCTTCTGGGCAGCATTGCCGGGGTCATGGCTGCCCTGGGCTATCCGCTGCCCCCACAAGGGGCTGAGCCTGCCTGGGCCCCCGGCCCTTCCCACAGTGACTTCCTCCAGAAGATGGATGACTTCTGGCTGCTGAAGGAGCTGCAGACCTGGCTCTGGCGCTCGGCCAAAGACTTCAACTGGCTCAAGAAGAAGATGCACTCCTCAGCTGCAGCGGTCACTCTTCGCCTAGAGGCCCCTGCTTCTGACCTctga